A single region of the Neodiprion pinetum isolate iyNeoPine1 chromosome 5, iyNeoPine1.2, whole genome shotgun sequence genome encodes:
- the LOC124219388 gene encoding ATP-binding cassette sub-family C member 4 isoform X1, giving the protein MDASKTRSTPNPRKKANIVSVLTWWWTIELFKKGYRKILIADDLHDPLSEDRSTALGDRLEKQWNYELETARKWGRQPSLLKTIFLTFRWEYFLLGLMQVLNEFVIRLGTPILLGGLLSYFKKDSNVMLEEALYYAGGIALASAVNVITLNQAIFGAFHIGGRIRVAVCSLVYRKALNLSMTALGETAPGKVVNLVANDVNRFDVVSVFLHYLWSAPISTLIITYFLYNKAGWAGIIGIAAVFIVVPLQSYLGKLSSKYRLQTALKTDERVQLMDEIVSGVQVIKMYAWEKPFCALIELARKLELRVVTKTSYLRGIYMSFNLFTTRMALWGTMIAMVFFDQELTADTIFVISAYFNILAQTMSSMFVRGVAETAECMVAVRRLQYFLMYDEFQKVIGHTKYSSENNIIRGSMQSVNQAPKSDLPYIDDELTDKSAVPDDYSREKANGVAILASDVLKDTVDLVNEKSKSVMDNKIALNKEQWAIKLTNVTAKWEPYSPENTLDSVNLQFDKGKLYAVIGMVGAGKSSLLSVLLGELPLSETKEFSDVIVKGSLSYAGQDAWVFGATVRQNIIFGQPYERQRYHRVTKACALLSDFEQFSQGDLTIVGDRGSSLSGGQRARINLARAVYRQADIYLLDDPLSAVDAHVGKHLFEECIQRYLAGKTRILVTHQLQYLQGVDAIILLNQGRAEIFSNYHELLASYPDYEALVGTMGEGDGTASERGLPSEKGMRRQYSSTSHRSQTPDASGSIDTDMEDEEEDSEGLDTVEGTSRGTIQGSVFLKYFQAGGSLFIAFIVAVLFIAAQVAASLNDKFVSYWVDKEESRRMISLSSHESLDINDTGEGTNTTNLLQLSRDTQILLSTETYMYIYTGILVALFVAAIGRSMLFYKLCMWSSQSLHDRMFGSLIRTSMRFFDTNPSGRILNRFSKDMGAIDELLPKALLDAGQVIMLMIGSLIVASTVNAMFLIPVVIMGAIFAWIRKIYLRTSKNVKRLEGITRSPVFTHLNATLNGLNTIRAYGAQDILKYEFDKHQDLHTSSWYMFITTSTAFGFSLDFFCLIFITLVTFSFILIKGNFSGSQVGLAITQAMALTGVIQWGMRQSAEVANQLMSVERVIEYTQLAPEPNLRDKGITKKRKAKSMSQPPPPPPQDWPSYGCIRLIDVYMRYVEDEAPVLKGLNLVIRPGEKVGIVGRTGAGKSSLISALFRLAKIEGSMQIDDIDTGSICLEDLRARISIIPQDPVLFSGTLRRNLDPFEEFPDRLLWEALDEVELKDAITTGANGLDSRVLKGGSNYSVGQRQLVCLARAILRNNRILMLDEATANVDPHTDALIQRTIRTKFASCTVLTVAHRLNTIMDSDKVLLMDRGRMAEYDHPYLLLQNEYGHFSSMVKETGRAMYEQLAKIAEQSYKAK; this is encoded by the exons ATGGATGCAAGTAAAACAAGGAGCACACCTAATCCTCGAAAAAAGGCGAATATTGTTTCTGTACTAACATGGTG GTGGACGATAGAATTGTTCAAGAAAGGGTACAGAAAGATTTTGATTGCCGATGACTTACACGATCCTCTATCAGAGGATAGGTCAACGGCTTTGGGCGACAGACTAGAGAA GCAATGGAACTACGAATTGGAGACTGCCAGGAAATGGGGGCGGCAGCCAAGCCTTCTCAAAACGATTTTCCTGACTTTTCGCTGGGAGTATTTTTTGCTCGGTTTGATGCAAGTTTTGAACGAATTTGTCATACG ACTGGGCACACCAATATTGCTGGGAGGTTTGCTCAGCTACTTTAAGAAAGACTCGAATGTCATGCTTGAAGAAGCGCTCTACTATGCAGGCGGTATTGCTTTAGCATCGGCGGTCAACGTCATCACTTTGAATCAAGCCATATTTGGTGCTTTTCACATTGGTGGCAGAATCAGAGTAGCTGTATGCTCTCTTGTGTACCGAAAG GCATTGAATCTCAGCATGACAGCCCTTGGAGAAACAGCACCTGGCAAAGTCGTAAATTTGGTCGCCAATGACGTCAACCGATTCGATGTAGTTTCTGTTTTCTTGCATTATTTGTGGTCCGCCCCTATCTCTACACTGATAATTACCTACTTTTTGTACAACAAAGCTGGATGGGCAGGGATCATTGGTATAGCTGCGGTTTTCATCGTTGTTCCTTTACAAT CATACTTGGGAAAACTCTCTTCAAAATACAGGCTTCAAACAGCGCTGAAAACGGACGAAAGAGTTCAGCTGATGGATGAGATCGTATCTGGGGTTCAGGTGATAAAAATGTATGCCTGGGAAAAGCCGTTTTGCGCATTAATAGAATTGGCCAGAAAGCTTGAATTGCGAGTTGTCACCAAAACTTCATATCTTCGTGGAATCTACATGTCGTTCAATCTTTTCACCACGAGAATGGCATTGTGGGGCACCATGATTGCAATGGTCTTTTTTGACCAAGAGCTAACCGCAGACacaattttcgttatttccGCTTATTTCAACATCTTGGCCCAGACAATGTCCAGCATGTTTGTCCGAGGTGTCGCTGAGACAGCCGAATGTATGGTAGCCGTGCGACGACTTCAGTACTTCCTCATGTATGACGAGTTTCAAAAAGTTATCGGGCACACCAAATATTCttctgaaaataatatcattcGTGGATCTATGCAGAGCGTTAATCAGGCTCCAAAATCCGATCTTCCGTACATTGACGATGAATTGACCGATAAAAGTGCAGTTCCTGACGATTATTCTAGAGAAAAAGCAAACGGAGTGGCAATACTTGCCAGCGACGTGCTGAAGGATACCGTCGATCTTGTCAATG AAAAATCTAAAAGCGTGATGGACAACAAGATAGCATTGAACAAGGAGCAGTGGGCAATAAAGTTGACCAACGTTACCGCAAAGTGGGAACCCTATAGTCCTGAGAACACGTTGGACAGCGTCAACCTGCAGTTTGACAAAGGGAAACTGTACGCTGTGATCGGAATGGTGGGAGCTGGGAAAAGTTCGCTACTATCAGTGTTACTGGGTGAGTTACCTCTCTCAGAGACCAAGGAGTTCAGTGACGTCATAGTGAAAGGTAGCCTGAGCTACGCAGGGCAAGATGCCTGGGTATTTGGTGCTACCGTTCGTCAAAATATCATCTTTGGTCAGCCGTACGAACGTCAGCGTTATCACAGAGTGACAAAAGCCTGCGCCCTTCTCAGCGATTTCGAACAGTTTTCTCAGGGTGATTTAACCATCGTCGGAGACCGTGGTAGTTCTCTTTCGGGCGGGCAACGCGCAAGAATCAACTTGGCCAGAGCAGTCTACAGGCAGGCTGATATTTACCTCCTCGACGATCCACTGAGCGCG GTAGACGCGCACGTGGGTAAGCATCTTTTCGAGGAGTGTATTCAACGCTACCTCGCAGGTAAGACAAGGATACTTGTAACGCACCAGCTGCAGTACTTACAGGGGGTTGATGCTATCATCTTGTTGAATCAGGGAAGagcagaaatattttctaactATCACGAATTATTGGCATCATATCCCGACTACGAAGCACTTGTCGGTACCATGGGTGAGGGGGATGGAACTGCCAGCGAACGAGGCTTACCTAGTGAAAAGGGTATGCGTCGTCAGTATTCTAGCACGAGTCATCGA AGTCAAACACCTGATGCCAGCGGCAGCATTGACACAGATATGGAAGATGAGGAGGAAGACAGCGAAGGCCTAGATACGGTAGAGGGGACCTCTCGTGGCACCATTCAAGGCTCCGTTTTTCTTAAATACTTTCAAGCTGGTGGTAGTTTGTTCATCGCCTTCATTGTCGCGGTGCTGTTTATCGCCGCTCAAGTTGCAGCCAGTCTTAATGACAAGTTCGTTTCCTACTG GGTCGATAAGGAAGAATCTCGTAGAATGATTTCACTCTCTTCTCATGAAAGCCTCGACATAAACGATACCGGCGAAGGAACAAACACTACGAATTTACTTCAGCTGTCTAGAGACACGCAGATCTTGTTATCGACGGAaacgtatatgtacatatatacgggGATATTGGTTGCCTTGTTTGTAGCCGCAATCGGCAGGTCTATGCTTTTCTACAAGTTGTGCATGTGGAGCAGTCAATCTCTCCATGATCGAATGTTTGGGAGCTTGATAAGAACGAGTATGCGGTTCTTTGACACAAATCCCAGTGGCCGGATCCTGAATCGCTTCTCAAAGGATATGGGAGCTATAGACGAGTTACTGCCCAAAGCACTTCTGGATGCTGGTCAGGTCATAATGTTGATGATTGGTTCGCTGATTGTTGCTTCTACCGTTAACGCCATGTTCCTTATTCCGGTGGTTATCATGGGTGCTATTTTCGCCTGGATACGCAAGATCTACTTAAGAACCAGTAAAAACGTGAAACGACTGGAAGGAATCA CACGATCCCCAGTATTCACTCATCTGAATGCAACCCTTAATGGCCTAAATACAATCAGGGCTTACGGGGCGCAGGACATACTTAAATACGAGTTTGACAAACATCAAGATCTGCACACCTCATCGTGGTATATGTTCATCACAACCAGCACGGCTTTCGGCTTCTCACTCGATTTCTTCTGCCTGATTTTCATAACTCTGGTTACATTCAGCTTCATACTTATCAAAGGCA ATTTTTCGGGGAGTCAGGTCGGTTTGGCGATAACACAGGCAATGGCGCTAACCGGAGTCATTCAGTGGGGAATGCGTCAGAGTGCAGAAGTGGCCAATCAGCTGATGTCTGTTGAGAGGGTAATTGAATACACTCAGCTGGCACCAGAGCCCAATCTGAGGGACAAGGGTATCACCAAAAAACGTAAAGCGAAATCAATGTCCCAGCCGCCACCCCCGCCACCCCAGGATTGGCCGAGTTACGGTTGCATTCGACTCATCGATGTATATATGCGATACGTTGAGGACGAGGCCCCAGTGCTCAAAGGATTGAATCTCGTTATTCGCCCTGGTGAAAAG GTCGGTATAGTCGGGCGAACTGGAGCGGGCAAGTCCTCGTTGATTTCAGCATTATTCCGCTTGGCAAAGATCGAAGGATCCATGCAAATTGACGACATAGACACAGGGTCCATCTGCCTAGAGGATTTGCGTGCACGGATATCCATCATTCCTCAGGATCCAGTTTTGTTTTCAGGAACACTGCGGCGGAATCTTGATCCATTTGAAGAGTTTCCGGATCGACTATTGTGGGAGGCTTTAGACGAG GTGGAGCTCAAGGATGCTATAACGACTGGTGCTAACGGACTTGACTCCCGGGTTTTGAAGGGAGGCAGCAACTACAGCGTCGGTCAGCGGCAACTGGTCTGCCTGGCTAGGGCAATACTGCGGAACAATCGAATACTTATGCTAGACGAGGCCACTGCCAATGTCGATCCTCACACCGACGCCCTCATCCAGCGTACCATAAGAACCAAGTTCGCGTCTTGCACGGTACTCACTGTCGCTCATCGCTTAAACACCATCATGGATAGCGACAAGGTCCTTCTAATGGACCGTGGCCGAATGGCG GAATACGACCACCCGTACTTACTTCTGCAGAACGAATATGGACACTTCAGCTCCATGGTGAAAGAAACCGGTCGCGCGATGTACGAGCAACTAGCCAAGATTGCCGAACAGTCTTATAAAGCTAAGTAA
- the LOC124219388 gene encoding probable multidrug resistance-associated protein lethal(2)03659 isoform X4 — translation MDASKTRSTPNPRKKANIVSVLTWWWTIELFKKGYRKILIADDLHDPLSEDRSTALGDRLEKQWNYELETARKWGRQPSLLKTIFLTFRWEYFLLGLMQVLNEFVIRLGTPILLGGLLSYFKKDSNVMLEEALYYAGGIALASAVNVITLNQAIFGAFHIGGRIRVAVCSLVYRKALNLSMTALGETAPGKVVNLVANDVNRFDVVSVFLHYLWSAPISTLIITYFLYNKAGWAGIIGIAAVFIVVPLQSYLGKLSSKYRLQTALKTDERVQLMDEIVSGVQVIKMYAWEKPFCALIELARKLELRVVTKTSYLRGIYMSFNLFTTRMALWGTMIAMVFFDQELTADTIFVISAYFNILAQTMSSMFVRGVAETAECMVAVRRLQYFLMYDEFQKVIGHTKYSSENNIIRGSMQSVNQAPKSDLPYIDDELTDKSAVPDDYSREKANGVAILASDVLKDTVDLVNEKSKSVMDNKIALNKEQWAIKLTNVTAKWEPYSPENTLDSVNLQFDKGKLYAVIGMVGAGKSSLLSVLLGELPLSETKEFSDVIVKGSLSYAGQDAWVFGATVRQNIIFGQPYERQRYHRVTKACALLSDFEQFSQGDLTIVGDRGSSLSGGQRARINLARAVYRQADIYLLDDPLSAVDAHVGKHLFEECIQRYLAGKTRILVTHQLQYLQGVDAIILLNQGRAEIFSNYHELLASYPDYEALVGTMGEGDGTASERGLPSEKGMRRQYSSTSHRSQTPDASGSIDTDMEDEEEDSEGLDTVEGTSRGTIQGSVFLKYFQAGGSLFIAFIVAVLFIAAQVAASLNDKFVSYWVDKEESRRMISLSSHESLDINDTGEGTNTTNLLQLSRDTQILLSTETYMYIYTGILVALFVAAIGRSMLFYKLCMWSSQSLHDRMFGSLIRTSMRFFDTNPSGRILNRFSKDMGAIDELLPKALLDAGQVIMLMIGSLIVASTVNAMFLIPVVIMGAIFAWIRKIYLRTSKNVKRLEGITRSPVFTHLNATLNGLNTIRAYGAQDILKYEFDKHQDLHTSSWYMFITTSTAFGFSLDFFCLIFITLVTFSFILIKGNFSGSQVGLAITQAMALTGVIQWGMRQSAEVANQLMSVERVIEYTQLAPEPNLRDKGITKKRKAKSMSQPPPPPPQDWPSYGCIRLIDVYMRYVEDEAPVLKGLNLVIRPGEKEHCGGILIHLKSFRIDYCGRL, via the exons ATGGATGCAAGTAAAACAAGGAGCACACCTAATCCTCGAAAAAAGGCGAATATTGTTTCTGTACTAACATGGTG GTGGACGATAGAATTGTTCAAGAAAGGGTACAGAAAGATTTTGATTGCCGATGACTTACACGATCCTCTATCAGAGGATAGGTCAACGGCTTTGGGCGACAGACTAGAGAA GCAATGGAACTACGAATTGGAGACTGCCAGGAAATGGGGGCGGCAGCCAAGCCTTCTCAAAACGATTTTCCTGACTTTTCGCTGGGAGTATTTTTTGCTCGGTTTGATGCAAGTTTTGAACGAATTTGTCATACG ACTGGGCACACCAATATTGCTGGGAGGTTTGCTCAGCTACTTTAAGAAAGACTCGAATGTCATGCTTGAAGAAGCGCTCTACTATGCAGGCGGTATTGCTTTAGCATCGGCGGTCAACGTCATCACTTTGAATCAAGCCATATTTGGTGCTTTTCACATTGGTGGCAGAATCAGAGTAGCTGTATGCTCTCTTGTGTACCGAAAG GCATTGAATCTCAGCATGACAGCCCTTGGAGAAACAGCACCTGGCAAAGTCGTAAATTTGGTCGCCAATGACGTCAACCGATTCGATGTAGTTTCTGTTTTCTTGCATTATTTGTGGTCCGCCCCTATCTCTACACTGATAATTACCTACTTTTTGTACAACAAAGCTGGATGGGCAGGGATCATTGGTATAGCTGCGGTTTTCATCGTTGTTCCTTTACAAT CATACTTGGGAAAACTCTCTTCAAAATACAGGCTTCAAACAGCGCTGAAAACGGACGAAAGAGTTCAGCTGATGGATGAGATCGTATCTGGGGTTCAGGTGATAAAAATGTATGCCTGGGAAAAGCCGTTTTGCGCATTAATAGAATTGGCCAGAAAGCTTGAATTGCGAGTTGTCACCAAAACTTCATATCTTCGTGGAATCTACATGTCGTTCAATCTTTTCACCACGAGAATGGCATTGTGGGGCACCATGATTGCAATGGTCTTTTTTGACCAAGAGCTAACCGCAGACacaattttcgttatttccGCTTATTTCAACATCTTGGCCCAGACAATGTCCAGCATGTTTGTCCGAGGTGTCGCTGAGACAGCCGAATGTATGGTAGCCGTGCGACGACTTCAGTACTTCCTCATGTATGACGAGTTTCAAAAAGTTATCGGGCACACCAAATATTCttctgaaaataatatcattcGTGGATCTATGCAGAGCGTTAATCAGGCTCCAAAATCCGATCTTCCGTACATTGACGATGAATTGACCGATAAAAGTGCAGTTCCTGACGATTATTCTAGAGAAAAAGCAAACGGAGTGGCAATACTTGCCAGCGACGTGCTGAAGGATACCGTCGATCTTGTCAATG AAAAATCTAAAAGCGTGATGGACAACAAGATAGCATTGAACAAGGAGCAGTGGGCAATAAAGTTGACCAACGTTACCGCAAAGTGGGAACCCTATAGTCCTGAGAACACGTTGGACAGCGTCAACCTGCAGTTTGACAAAGGGAAACTGTACGCTGTGATCGGAATGGTGGGAGCTGGGAAAAGTTCGCTACTATCAGTGTTACTGGGTGAGTTACCTCTCTCAGAGACCAAGGAGTTCAGTGACGTCATAGTGAAAGGTAGCCTGAGCTACGCAGGGCAAGATGCCTGGGTATTTGGTGCTACCGTTCGTCAAAATATCATCTTTGGTCAGCCGTACGAACGTCAGCGTTATCACAGAGTGACAAAAGCCTGCGCCCTTCTCAGCGATTTCGAACAGTTTTCTCAGGGTGATTTAACCATCGTCGGAGACCGTGGTAGTTCTCTTTCGGGCGGGCAACGCGCAAGAATCAACTTGGCCAGAGCAGTCTACAGGCAGGCTGATATTTACCTCCTCGACGATCCACTGAGCGCG GTAGACGCGCACGTGGGTAAGCATCTTTTCGAGGAGTGTATTCAACGCTACCTCGCAGGTAAGACAAGGATACTTGTAACGCACCAGCTGCAGTACTTACAGGGGGTTGATGCTATCATCTTGTTGAATCAGGGAAGagcagaaatattttctaactATCACGAATTATTGGCATCATATCCCGACTACGAAGCACTTGTCGGTACCATGGGTGAGGGGGATGGAACTGCCAGCGAACGAGGCTTACCTAGTGAAAAGGGTATGCGTCGTCAGTATTCTAGCACGAGTCATCGA AGTCAAACACCTGATGCCAGCGGCAGCATTGACACAGATATGGAAGATGAGGAGGAAGACAGCGAAGGCCTAGATACGGTAGAGGGGACCTCTCGTGGCACCATTCAAGGCTCCGTTTTTCTTAAATACTTTCAAGCTGGTGGTAGTTTGTTCATCGCCTTCATTGTCGCGGTGCTGTTTATCGCCGCTCAAGTTGCAGCCAGTCTTAATGACAAGTTCGTTTCCTACTG GGTCGATAAGGAAGAATCTCGTAGAATGATTTCACTCTCTTCTCATGAAAGCCTCGACATAAACGATACCGGCGAAGGAACAAACACTACGAATTTACTTCAGCTGTCTAGAGACACGCAGATCTTGTTATCGACGGAaacgtatatgtacatatatacgggGATATTGGTTGCCTTGTTTGTAGCCGCAATCGGCAGGTCTATGCTTTTCTACAAGTTGTGCATGTGGAGCAGTCAATCTCTCCATGATCGAATGTTTGGGAGCTTGATAAGAACGAGTATGCGGTTCTTTGACACAAATCCCAGTGGCCGGATCCTGAATCGCTTCTCAAAGGATATGGGAGCTATAGACGAGTTACTGCCCAAAGCACTTCTGGATGCTGGTCAGGTCATAATGTTGATGATTGGTTCGCTGATTGTTGCTTCTACCGTTAACGCCATGTTCCTTATTCCGGTGGTTATCATGGGTGCTATTTTCGCCTGGATACGCAAGATCTACTTAAGAACCAGTAAAAACGTGAAACGACTGGAAGGAATCA CACGATCCCCAGTATTCACTCATCTGAATGCAACCCTTAATGGCCTAAATACAATCAGGGCTTACGGGGCGCAGGACATACTTAAATACGAGTTTGACAAACATCAAGATCTGCACACCTCATCGTGGTATATGTTCATCACAACCAGCACGGCTTTCGGCTTCTCACTCGATTTCTTCTGCCTGATTTTCATAACTCTGGTTACATTCAGCTTCATACTTATCAAAGGCA ATTTTTCGGGGAGTCAGGTCGGTTTGGCGATAACACAGGCAATGGCGCTAACCGGAGTCATTCAGTGGGGAATGCGTCAGAGTGCAGAAGTGGCCAATCAGCTGATGTCTGTTGAGAGGGTAATTGAATACACTCAGCTGGCACCAGAGCCCAATCTGAGGGACAAGGGTATCACCAAAAAACGTAAAGCGAAATCAATGTCCCAGCCGCCACCCCCGCCACCCCAGGATTGGCCGAGTTACGGTTGCATTCGACTCATCGATGTATATATGCGATACGTTGAGGACGAGGCCCCAGTGCTCAAAGGATTGAATCTCGTTATTCGCCCTGGTGAAAAG GAACACTGCGGCGGAATCTTGATCCATTTGAAGAGTTTCCGGATCGACTATTGTGGGAGGCTTTAG